From Brassica rapa cultivar Chiifu-401-42 chromosome A06, CAAS_Brap_v3.01, whole genome shotgun sequence:
TATACGAAATGAATAAAATACAGACCAAAAAAATCCCAAATCAAAaggtttaatattacataacaaGTAATTTAACTAGTCAAACTTTCATTTCTTTTACATTACTTTTATATCTCAGTCTATTTATTCTCTAGAATtctcatatatattttgaaaaaaaaaatggaatgatATAGTTAACAtgctatttttatataaaggtatattaaaatcatctcaaatttatttctatttttatgttatcTCACTACATCGGTTTTTTcagattaaattttatataatttttttaaataaacatatttttaggaaaaaataaaaaatatataatagatttAAAATGGTAAATTGTGTTTTTATGTAACTTTGGGGAaaagtatttttcttttatttaacaaCTTTTGTAAAAGTTATTTGAGAGGAATCCTATATACTTTAGTTGAAAACTTATAAATAAAAGTAGATAACATAACGTTCCCTTTTTAAAAATCAGGATGTAAATAAATAGTGAAAGTTGGGCTTGTCCACTCACCTCTTGGAATTATTTTATGGGCTTTATGAATTTGGGCCGACAAAAAAAATCTGAGAGGAACCGACTCAACCGGATCGTTATAAACCCGACCCGTTCTCATCCGGGCGGTATCACCCGAGACAGTGACATCATATACAGGAGAGGAGCGTCCAAGAATCTCGTTAGCGTCTCtccaagcaagcaagcaagaagaagaagcctcTCACTTTCTCACGGCAAAGATGCTCACAGGTcctctcctctcttctcttctcttctcttctcttagtTAAGTAGATGCTTTGAATCGATTGTATTCGTAATTTGCAATTAGATCTCGTTTTCATCTCCTAGAATTGAGTTGATGTAAACCCTAATTTGTGGTGTGTGTTTTTGTACAGTAAGCGTGAAGTGGCAAAAGAAGGTGTTTGAAGGAATCGAGATTGATCCCACTCTGCCTCCTTATGTGTTCAAGGCTCAGCTGTATGATTTGACTGGAGTTCCTCCAGAGAGGCAAAAGATCATGGTCAAAGGTGGACTCTTGAAGGTATAGGATCTGTGTGTTCATTCACCAGATTGTTTATTTCAGTGCTGATTGGCAATTTTCTTTCGTTTGGGTGCAGGATGATGCAGATTGGTCGGCTATTGGAGTGAAAGATGTAAAGctctcttcttttttgttcCTTCCTCAATTgatttgttctttttttgtgtAAAGATgcttattttatttactttgttTGTTCCAGGGTCAGAAGCTGATGATGATGGGAACTGCAGATGAGATTGTGAAAGCTCCTGAAAAGGCTATTGTTTTTGCTGAGGATCTACCTGAAGAAGAGCAAGCCACTCATCTGgtatattctcttttttttcattgCTGTTTGTAAGTGTGGTATGAGCTCCGTATATGCCCTCTATGTAATGAAATGAAAAACCATAAATCGTAACTCCTAGCTGCCCTCTAATTGTCAGCTCTCGACTATATCGCCTTAAGTTCTGCTGTTTCTTAGCTGTTGTAGAACAAGCTACTTAGGCTAGTTACAACCATGCATTGTCCATATGTTTCTTGGGGAGTTTGGTAGTTTTTTTTAGCTCTACAATGCTTGGACCCAGACAACCTCATAgggttcagatttttttttttttaaaaggataaACTCAATTTTCTGCTAGGCATTGTAATTTGTAAAAGTTCGGTGTCATGTTTTGTTTGTATATTCAGAAAATTTGGGCATCCGTCCTATCACCTAACTTGTCTTACAATTGATTTCAGGGTTATAGTGCAGGCCTTGTCAATCTTGGCAACACATGTTACATGAACTCCACGGTGCAGTGCTTAAAATCTGTCCCAGAGTTGAAATCTGCATTGTCCAAGTCAGTTCATCTCTTATCCTTACTGttttaaacccaaaaaaaaataacacagGAAACTCAATGTCTTTTACTTAAATAACGTTATCTCATGCAAACAATTTCCTTAACAGCTACGCACTTACTGGACGAAGCAATGATGTGGACCAGACTTCTCACATGCTCACAGTTGCCACACGTGAGCTATTTGGTGATCTTGACAGAAGTGTCAATGCTGTTTCCCCTACGCAGTTCTGGATGGTTAGTTTTCTTTGGACGCCTCATCTCAAATGTTTTTTGCTAGTTCTTATTATCAGTGTCCATGCCTTATCATAAAATTTGGAAGTTTCTAGTTACTGGCTCATATCAACTTTTGTCTTCGTGCAGACATTACGAAAAAAATTCCCTCAGTTTAGTCAGTTGCAGAATGGAATGCACATGCAGCAGGTACGTTTATTACTTCAAACTCGGTTGCACTAAGCCTGTAACGTTTCTGTCTGTAAACCCGTGCTATTAAATTGTCTGACAGGATGCTGAAGAATGTTGGACACAACTATTATACACTCTTTCTCAGTCCCTAAAAGCACCAACTTCCAGCGAAGATTCTGATGCTGTGAAAGCTCTCTTTGGTGTCAATCTTCGGAGCAGGTATCCATGCAAATTTCACACCTTACTGTTACATTTGGCTTATATTATTTGGATTGATCATCCATAAATTGGTTTTGGGTCTCGTCAATTTGTAAACAAGTAGAAAGGACTTCATTCTCTGGTTTTACGATCAAATTCATGCTCCATACTCCTGCAGTAATGCCGGAGCATCTTCTTAGTATCCTTATTAAGCATGTGTGGGTGTGTGGGTGTGTGTAtgcatgtattatatatttgttggGCGTTTTCCTAGAGGGAAATATATGAAATGTTTATTAATGATGCTTGTTCATGTGAAACTGACAACTGAAGATTTTCCTCGCCTTGCTTAATGTATCCAGTTGTGTAATAACTGGTTTCTGTTTTGTAGGGTGCATTGTCAAGAAAGTGGCGAAGAAAGCTCAGAGACGGAATCTGTATATTCTCTGAAATGTCATATATCACACGAGGTGAACCACTTGCATGAAGGATTAAAACATGTGAGTAAAACTTGTTTCTGATTTCTATTCCTGCATTTTCCTTTGATATAGCGCATGCAAGCATATCATAGGAAAATTAGGACAACGTGGTGTTGTTCTGCTTTCATAAAACCTTGGATGTACTGAGTAGCCCATTTCTTACTGTAGGGGCTGAAAGGAGAACTTGAAAAAACATCTCCTGCTCTTGGCCGTACTGCGCTTTACCTCAAGGAGTCCCTTATAGATTCCTTGCCCAGGTCATCAGTCTCTGCTTACTGTTTGTGAATTTAATCCTCTTGTGGCATACTTCATGTCCTAGAGAACCTAACTAACATAGTGCgacttctaatttttttttgctctgtCTGACATgagattttgtttcttttcttcgtGATCTTGAAGGTACTTGACCGTTCAGTTTGTGCGATTCTTCTGGAAAAGGGAGACTAATCAGAAAGCAAAGATTCTCAGGGTACGTTTTCTTTCTGTTTTTCAATCTTAACCAAAAAACTCCGAATGGTAATAATGTCTCTCTCCAACTGACCTTTGCAGAAAGTGGATTACCCGCTGGAATTGGATATATTTGACCTTTGTTCTGAGGAACTCCGAAAGAAACTGGAAGCTCCTCGCCAGGTTTGCATTTTCTGTTGTAGTGAAAACTGAAATTATCTGTGAGCTGGGTAACCAAATGAACTGAGTCATGTCTTTCAGAAACTAAGAGATGAGGAAGGTAAAAAGCTTGGTCTGCAACCAAAGAGTAGCTCAAAGGACAGCGATGTGAAAATGACTGATGCAGAGGTACCCTATCTATTTTCCAGTTATAAAATCATAAGTGAAATGCACAATCCTGCAAGAAGATTTATTTCTCTGTATTTGTTTGCAGGCGTCATCAAAAGAAAGTGGAGAATCATCCACCGTTACCCAACAGGAAGGTAATGTATCTAAGACGCCTTTTCAACATCTATCGTGTCTGGTGCTGAATGAGGCTTGATTGGGGTTGTGGTGCTGGTATTTGAAAAACTTCTTTTTGCTATGACATAGGTGGTTCATCTGAGAAGGGAACTCTTCACATGACCGGAATCTATGACCTTGTCTCTGTGCTAACCCACAAGGGAAGGAGTGCGGACTCTGGTCATTATGTTGCATGGGTCAAGCAAGAGAGTGGTTAGTTCTCTTTCTCACACACAAAAAGGTCTCTAATATCATCTAACAACAATTCACATCATGACAGGCAAATGGATTCAGTATGATGATAGCCACCCGAGCCTGCAACGGGAGGAAGACATCACGAAGCTATCTGGAGGAGGTAAACCCAATGGCTTCTCAATCTAACTTCAAAACTGTTGCGGTTCTCACGTTTTAATCTGATCCGTTTTCTTTATGTGAATAACAATGGATTCACAGGTGATTGGCATATGGCGTACATCATTATGTACAAAGCCCGCTTCGTCTCCATGtgatctctgtctctctcttcctcttggTTCTTTTGTAGTTCTTGAAACGTTCATGATCGTTAAAAGCATGAAATAGACCACCTCAGAGGTTTCAGTTTATTACAATGTTGAGACTGTATTTTGTCACAATATACTATCAAGACCGTCAATTGTTTCTTTCGTTTTACCCATCACCCATTATGGCAGTCCAATTTGGATATGATTTTGAATGTTTCATAGCTAACAGACAAACCAGACCTAAAGATAAAACAGATAGTGTGCTTAACAAGCAAAGTTTCTTTGCCGCTCATGAAACGGGAGAAGAAGGCACATCAATTAACCAGTCACTTTCTTTATCAAGTTGCCGTAACCCCCTGACCATTTGTATACCACTCGTGGTGTCACTTCTACGGCTTAGAATTGGACcatttctaatttatttaactctataaaaataaaagaactatatataaatataataacatatacattggagtaaaacttaCTTTTATACTAGAGATCATCTACTTTTAAGGGAGAGAATATAGAGTTAAGTTGAAAATCTCATGAGATTTCTAGTTTGCTAAAACAACAAATGCATGGCTAATATTGATGCTTAACCACAAAAGAAAATTTGTGTAGAAAGAAAAACTGAGTTGAGTAATCGATGTCCCTTAGTCAAACTACAAGTAATATAATCATTTAAAACTTTCATCCTTTTATCAACGGTCGGCTCATATGAAATAACTTGTTGAATATGATGCTATGTTGCACTTTGATCTGTTGTTTGAAGCAATCTATTTGGCTTAAACATACCAAACAAATAAGATtcatatcatcatcatccaacATCTACCTAACCATCAACAAAATCATTAACATCATAAATATAAGTTTTGAATGGTAGCATAAAACCATTATCATAAACAGACGATTGATTCCATAATCATAAATagtcataacaaaaaaaaaaaaaaatcataaatagaaataatataCAAAGCTTGAACATCCAACTAATTGTGTTTCAATCACTAGCATATCAATGATACCTGAAAGAATTTCATATTCATTTTCTGCATTCACTATAGAATCTAATTTGGCATTAATTTGGTTTTATACTTTGTTGCAACATGGCATTcctataaaaaaacaaaaggttaATATACATCAATATCATAGCAATATAATCTAACTTTCATACACTAAGACATTAACCTATGTTTCCGAAAAGTGTTTCATTTGATCAAAACATACTAATATATAAAGCAAACTCAACTCAAAATACacttaatatttatttggtgaaatatataatttatagttATAGAGTCCAATTTCCCAAAATCTAAAGTAAAATTAGCTTCTTTATTTGCATATTTTGTTTGAAGTATTTTACAAATTTGTGTAGCGAATTTGACATAATTGGTTGGTTATTATAGATGTTTTTACCCTAAACAAACTTTATCGGAGAGTTTTCATTAGAATTTCTAATCTAATTGGTTGATTATTAAATGGTGGTATAGCTTAGAAAactcaaaatctatatatttaagagatctatgatttaaaaaatattttattattccaATAGGTCATAATCATTAATAATGTAAATTCGTAAAATGAGCAGctaattttcttataaagaaaaaaatggctGGTCCCAAAAAAGTTCTAAAAGTCTTTGCACCCCACTGTCTTTTCCCATTTGGAATGTCAAGTTTTGAAAATACAGCATGCGAAGTGATCAATCATTGCGCTCCCAAAAATGAGTAACAGAGAACAAAGAAGCTTCACAATAACTAAAACAGCGGAGATGCCATATCCGACAATACTTACTtcacttctccttctccttcactTCACTTTCGTAGCTTGCACCATACCCCTCGGCTCTGTTCTTTACGCAACCGGTTCAAACCAGTCTTCTTGGTCGTCTCCCAGCTCCACTTTCTCCGTCTCCTTCGTTCCATCGTCTCCCCCTGGCTCGTTCCTCGCCGCCGTATCTTTCGCCGGCAACGTTACCGTATGGTCTGCAGGAAGCGTTGACTCCCGAGGCTCCCTTCGTCTCTTACCCTCCGGCTCCCTCCGCCTCATCAGCGGCTCCAACACCACCGTCTGGGACTCCGGAACGGATGGTGTCGGCGTCGTTTCCGCGACGATTGATGACTCCGGTGAACTTCGTCTCCTCAACAACCGAAGCATCACTGTCTGGTCATCCTTTGATCACCCGACAGACACTGTCGTGCAGTCGCAGAACTTCACCGCCGGTATGGTTCTGCGATCTGGTAACTACTCGTTTCAGTTAGAGAGGAGAGGGAACCTCACACTTAAATGGAACAATAGTACGACTTACTGGAGCCAAGGGCTAAATTCGTCTTTAAACATGAGCTTATCGTCATTAAGTTTACATGCTAACGGACTTCTGCTGATCTTTGACTCCACTCATAATGGCGGAGCTGAGATCGTTTACAGTGTAGATTACGGTGAAGGTAGTAGCAATAATTTTATGTTCTTGAAGCTAGACGATGACGGAAATTTGAGAATCTACAGTTCCGCGAGTAGGGACAATGGCCCTATGACGAGTCGCTGGTCAGCTGTTGCTGACCAGTGTCTCGTCTATGGGTACTGTGGGAATTTTGGGATTTGTACCCACAAGGATACAAATCCGGTTTGCTTGTGTCCGTCTCTTAACTTTGATCATGTTGATGAAAATGATAAAAGAAAAGGCTGCAAGAGAAAGGTAGAGTTGAGTGATTGCTTTGACAACGCAACCATGGTTGATTTGGATCACACCAGGTTGATTACAGACCCAGCTGACCCTAACTCGGAGGTTGGTAGTTCGTCTTGTGGATCGAATTGTCTCCTTAGCAGCACTTGTCTTGCTTCTGTCTCATTGTCTGATGGGTCAGGAAACTGTTGGCAGAAGCAAAGCGGTGGTTCCTTCATCACCGGGTACGAGAGCCCATTAGTTACGACTACTTCTTATGTTAAAGTGTGCGGTCCAGTGTTGCGTAATGGACCTTTGGTTGCAACAAAAGGTGACCGTAAAACCTCAAAGTTAAAACTCATACTCGGTAACGCTATATATCCCTCTAACCTTTTTAATGGTAGgtacttaaaagttaaaaccgaAGTTTAAAGAATTGTTCTCTTATTGCAGGAGTCTCAGCAGCTTCAGTTGTGATGATCATTATCATTGTCGCGGTGATAGTAAGAGCAAAGAAAGCGAGAAAGAGTGATTGGAATAGCGAAAACATTGAAGAGATTGTAATGTTGAAACATTATAGTTACGCAAGAGTCAAGAGGATGACAAACTCATTTGCAAATGCCCTCGGGAAAGGAGGATTTGGAACTGTCTATAAAGGGAAGTTACCGGATGGAAACCAAGATGTTGCAGTAAAGATCCTGAAGGAGTCAAAGGGGAACGGAGAAGAGTTCATTAATGAAGTAGCTAGCATGAGTAGAACCTCTCATGTTAATATTGTTTCCTTGCTTGGATTCTGTTACGAAGGAAACAAGAGAGCTATAATCTACGAGTTCATGCCAAATGGATCCCTGGACAAGTTTATTTCCGAGCATATGTCAACAAAGATGGATTGGGAGAAGCTATATAATATTGCGTTAGGTATCTCTCGCGGCCTAGAGTATTTGCACAATCGTTGTGTGTCAAGGATTGTGCATTTCGACATAAAGCCACAAAATATACTCATGGACAAAGACCTTTGTcccaaaatttcagattttggtCTTGCTAAGCtttgcaaaaataaagagagcATCATATCAATGCTTGATGCGAGAGGGACAGCAGGATACATTGCCCCTGAAGTGTTTTCGAAGAATTTTGGAGTAGTCTCGCATAAGTCTGATGTGTATAGTTATGGGATGGtggttcttgagatgattggaGCAAGGAATATAGAAACCGTCCAACACTCTGGATCCAACAATAGTTCAATGTACTTTCCAGATTGGATCTATAAGGATTTTGAGAGGGAACAAATCATGAAGATTTTTGGAGATCATTTaagcgaagaagaagagaaaattgCAAGGAAAATGGTATTGGTTGGTCTATGGTGCATTCAGACCAATCCAACTCGTCGTCCAGCAATGATCAAAGTCATTGAAATGCTAGAGGGGAGTCTAGAGGCTCTTGAGGTACCACCTAAGCATCTCTTGTGTTTAACCGCAACAAGGGTTCCAGAAACTATTGAAGATAGTAATAATGAGACTTCAAGCTTCTCTTACCCAAGTCAGTTTGAAAGAGGCACCCTCTCTGGTGAAGATACTTTACGCATTTCCGCATAATATATAGTTCAATGTACTAGCTCTTAAATTAAAGTCAACAAAGAGACCGGATCTCGTACAACTTGTCGAGATCTTGGGATCTTTGTG
This genomic window contains:
- the LOC103871265 gene encoding ubiquitin carboxyl-terminal hydrolase 6; protein product: MLTVSVKWQKKVFEGIEIDPTLPPYVFKAQLYDLTGVPPERQKIMVKGGLLKDDADWSAIGVKDGQKLMMMGTADEIVKAPEKAIVFAEDLPEEEQATHLGYSAGLVNLGNTCYMNSTVQCLKSVPELKSALSNYALTGRSNDVDQTSHMLTVATRELFGDLDRSVNAVSPTQFWMTLRKKFPQFSQLQNGMHMQQDAEECWTQLLYTLSQSLKAPTSSEDSDAVKALFGVNLRSRVHCQESGEESSETESVYSLKCHISHEVNHLHEGLKHGLKGELEKTSPALGRTALYLKESLIDSLPRYLTVQFVRFFWKRETNQKAKILRKVDYPLELDIFDLCSEELRKKLEAPRQKLRDEEGKKLGLQPKSSSKDSDVKMTDAEASSKESGESSTVTQQEGGSSEKGTLHMTGIYDLVSVLTHKGRSADSGHYVAWVKQESGKWIQYDDSHPSLQREEDITKLSGGGDWHMAYIIMYKARFVSM
- the LOC103871267 gene encoding G-type lectin S-receptor-like serine/threonine-protein kinase At1g34300, producing MSNREQRSFTITKTAEMPYPTILTSLLLLLHFTFVACTIPLGSVLYATGSNQSSWSSPSSTFSVSFVPSSPPGSFLAAVSFAGNVTVWSAGSVDSRGSLRLLPSGSLRLISGSNTTVWDSGTDGVGVVSATIDDSGELRLLNNRSITVWSSFDHPTDTVVQSQNFTAGMVLRSGNYSFQLERRGNLTLKWNNSTTYWSQGLNSSLNMSLSSLSLHANGLLLIFDSTHNGGAEIVYSVDYGEGSSNNFMFLKLDDDGNLRIYSSASRDNGPMTSRWSAVADQCLVYGYCGNFGICTHKDTNPVCLCPSLNFDHVDENDKRKGCKRKVELSDCFDNATMVDLDHTRLITDPADPNSEVGSSSCGSNCLLSSTCLASVSLSDGSGNCWQKQSGGSFITGYESPLVTTTSYVKVCGPVLRNGPLVATKGDRKTSKLKLILGVSAASVVMIIIIVAVIVRAKKARKSDWNSENIEEIVMLKHYSYARVKRMTNSFANALGKGGFGTVYKGKLPDGNQDVAVKILKESKGNGEEFINEVASMSRTSHVNIVSLLGFCYEGNKRAIIYEFMPNGSLDKFISEHMSTKMDWEKLYNIALGISRGLEYLHNRCVSRIVHFDIKPQNILMDKDLCPKISDFGLAKLCKNKESIISMLDARGTAGYIAPEVFSKNFGVVSHKSDVYSYGMVVLEMIGARNIETVQHSGSNNSSMYFPDWIYKDFEREQIMKIFGDHLSEEEEKIARKMVLVGLWCIQTNPTRRPAMIKVIEMLEGSLEALEVPPKHLLCLTATRVPETIEDSNNETSSFSYPSQFERGTLSGEDTLRISA